The proteins below are encoded in one region of Scophthalmus maximus strain ysfricsl-2021 chromosome 4, ASM2237912v1, whole genome shotgun sequence:
- the asb7 gene encoding ankyrin repeat and SOCS box protein 7 isoform X2, translating to MCSSDMTKRSPSYQLVKRMLNHHCRRNPELHEELQIQAAVAAGDVCTVRRMLEQGYSPKIRDANGWTLLHFSAAKGKERCVRVFLEHGADPTVKDFIGGFTALHYAAMHGRARIARLMLESEFRSDIINAKSNDGWTPLHVAAHYGRDSFVRLLLEFRAEVDPLSDKGTTPLQLAIIRERSSCVRILLDHSANIDIQNGFLLRYAVIKGNHSYCRMFLQRGADTNLGRLEDGQTPLHLSALRDDVLCAQMLYTYGANTNTRNYEGQTPVAVSVSMSGISRPCLDFLQEVTRQPRTLQDLCRIKIRHCIGLQSLKFLEDLPIAKVMKDYLKHKFDNV from the exons AT GTGCAGCTCCGATATGACTAAAAGAAGTCCATCTTATCAGCTGGTCAAAAG GATGCTGAACCATCACTGCAGAAGGAACCCTGAGCTTCACGAGGAGCTGCAGATCCAGGCTGCAGTGGCAGCTGGGGATGTCTGCACTGTCAGGAGAATGCTGGAGCAAGGATACTCGCCCAAGATCCGTGATGCAAATGGCTGGACACTGCTCCACTTCTCCGCTGccaaaggaaaagagagatgtGTTCGAGTCTTTCTGGAACATGGAG CTGACCCCACAGTGAAGGACTTTATAGGAGGCTTCACAGCACTTCACTATGCTGCTATGCATGGCAGAGCACGCATCGCCAGACTGATGCTAGAATCGGAGTTTCGAAGTGACATTATAAATGCAAAAAGTAACGACGGCTGGACGCCGCTGCACGTGGCCGCCCACTACGGCCGAGACTCGTTTGTACGCCTCCTCCTCGAGTTCAGGGCCGAGGTGGACCCACTGAGCGACAAAGGTACCACGCCGCTACAGCTGGCCATCATCCGCGAGCGCTCCAGCTGCGTACGGATCCTACTGGACCACAGTGCCAACATTGACATTCAGAATGGCTTCCTGCTGCGGTACGCAGTCATTAAAGGCAATCACTCGTACTGCCGCATGTTCCTACAGAGGGGAGCAGACACGAACCTCGGGCGTCTTGAAGACGGCCAGACCCCTCTGCACCTGTCAGCCCTCAGGGATGACGTATTGTGCGCCCAGATGCTCTACACGTATGGAGCTAATACCAACACCAGGAACTACGAAGGGCAGACACCGGTGGCTGTATCCGTTAGCATGTCTGGAATCAGCCGGCCCTGTCTGGACTTCTTGCAGGAGGTCACCA GACAACCTCGGACTCTGCAGGACTTGTGTCGAATAAAAATCCGTCACTGCATCGGCCTTCAGAGCTTGAAATTCTTGGAAGATCTACCAATCGCAAAGGTGATGAAAGActatttaaaacataaatttgACAATGTGTGA
- the asb7 gene encoding ankyrin repeat and SOCS box protein 7 isoform X1 → MMLNVAEEMGSFKRQFRPCSSDMTKRSPSYQLVKRMLNHHCRRNPELHEELQIQAAVAAGDVCTVRRMLEQGYSPKIRDANGWTLLHFSAAKGKERCVRVFLEHGADPTVKDFIGGFTALHYAAMHGRARIARLMLESEFRSDIINAKSNDGWTPLHVAAHYGRDSFVRLLLEFRAEVDPLSDKGTTPLQLAIIRERSSCVRILLDHSANIDIQNGFLLRYAVIKGNHSYCRMFLQRGADTNLGRLEDGQTPLHLSALRDDVLCAQMLYTYGANTNTRNYEGQTPVAVSVSMSGISRPCLDFLQEVTRQPRTLQDLCRIKIRHCIGLQSLKFLEDLPIAKVMKDYLKHKFDNV, encoded by the exons ATGATGCTCAACGTTGCAGAAGAGATGGGAAGTTTCAAGAGACAATTTCGCCC GTGCAGCTCCGATATGACTAAAAGAAGTCCATCTTATCAGCTGGTCAAAAG GATGCTGAACCATCACTGCAGAAGGAACCCTGAGCTTCACGAGGAGCTGCAGATCCAGGCTGCAGTGGCAGCTGGGGATGTCTGCACTGTCAGGAGAATGCTGGAGCAAGGATACTCGCCCAAGATCCGTGATGCAAATGGCTGGACACTGCTCCACTTCTCCGCTGccaaaggaaaagagagatgtGTTCGAGTCTTTCTGGAACATGGAG CTGACCCCACAGTGAAGGACTTTATAGGAGGCTTCACAGCACTTCACTATGCTGCTATGCATGGCAGAGCACGCATCGCCAGACTGATGCTAGAATCGGAGTTTCGAAGTGACATTATAAATGCAAAAAGTAACGACGGCTGGACGCCGCTGCACGTGGCCGCCCACTACGGCCGAGACTCGTTTGTACGCCTCCTCCTCGAGTTCAGGGCCGAGGTGGACCCACTGAGCGACAAAGGTACCACGCCGCTACAGCTGGCCATCATCCGCGAGCGCTCCAGCTGCGTACGGATCCTACTGGACCACAGTGCCAACATTGACATTCAGAATGGCTTCCTGCTGCGGTACGCAGTCATTAAAGGCAATCACTCGTACTGCCGCATGTTCCTACAGAGGGGAGCAGACACGAACCTCGGGCGTCTTGAAGACGGCCAGACCCCTCTGCACCTGTCAGCCCTCAGGGATGACGTATTGTGCGCCCAGATGCTCTACACGTATGGAGCTAATACCAACACCAGGAACTACGAAGGGCAGACACCGGTGGCTGTATCCGTTAGCATGTCTGGAATCAGCCGGCCCTGTCTGGACTTCTTGCAGGAGGTCACCA GACAACCTCGGACTCTGCAGGACTTGTGTCGAATAAAAATCCGTCACTGCATCGGCCTTCAGAGCTTGAAATTCTTGGAAGATCTACCAATCGCAAAGGTGATGAAAGActatttaaaacataaatttgACAATGTGTGA
- the asb7 gene encoding ankyrin repeat and SOCS box protein 7 isoform X3, with translation MTKRSPSYQLVKRMLNHHCRRNPELHEELQIQAAVAAGDVCTVRRMLEQGYSPKIRDANGWTLLHFSAAKGKERCVRVFLEHGADPTVKDFIGGFTALHYAAMHGRARIARLMLESEFRSDIINAKSNDGWTPLHVAAHYGRDSFVRLLLEFRAEVDPLSDKGTTPLQLAIIRERSSCVRILLDHSANIDIQNGFLLRYAVIKGNHSYCRMFLQRGADTNLGRLEDGQTPLHLSALRDDVLCAQMLYTYGANTNTRNYEGQTPVAVSVSMSGISRPCLDFLQEVTRQPRTLQDLCRIKIRHCIGLQSLKFLEDLPIAKVMKDYLKHKFDNV, from the exons ATGACTAAAAGAAGTCCATCTTATCAGCTGGTCAAAAG GATGCTGAACCATCACTGCAGAAGGAACCCTGAGCTTCACGAGGAGCTGCAGATCCAGGCTGCAGTGGCAGCTGGGGATGTCTGCACTGTCAGGAGAATGCTGGAGCAAGGATACTCGCCCAAGATCCGTGATGCAAATGGCTGGACACTGCTCCACTTCTCCGCTGccaaaggaaaagagagatgtGTTCGAGTCTTTCTGGAACATGGAG CTGACCCCACAGTGAAGGACTTTATAGGAGGCTTCACAGCACTTCACTATGCTGCTATGCATGGCAGAGCACGCATCGCCAGACTGATGCTAGAATCGGAGTTTCGAAGTGACATTATAAATGCAAAAAGTAACGACGGCTGGACGCCGCTGCACGTGGCCGCCCACTACGGCCGAGACTCGTTTGTACGCCTCCTCCTCGAGTTCAGGGCCGAGGTGGACCCACTGAGCGACAAAGGTACCACGCCGCTACAGCTGGCCATCATCCGCGAGCGCTCCAGCTGCGTACGGATCCTACTGGACCACAGTGCCAACATTGACATTCAGAATGGCTTCCTGCTGCGGTACGCAGTCATTAAAGGCAATCACTCGTACTGCCGCATGTTCCTACAGAGGGGAGCAGACACGAACCTCGGGCGTCTTGAAGACGGCCAGACCCCTCTGCACCTGTCAGCCCTCAGGGATGACGTATTGTGCGCCCAGATGCTCTACACGTATGGAGCTAATACCAACACCAGGAACTACGAAGGGCAGACACCGGTGGCTGTATCCGTTAGCATGTCTGGAATCAGCCGGCCCTGTCTGGACTTCTTGCAGGAGGTCACCA GACAACCTCGGACTCTGCAGGACTTGTGTCGAATAAAAATCCGTCACTGCATCGGCCTTCAGAGCTTGAAATTCTTGGAAGATCTACCAATCGCAAAGGTGATGAAAGActatttaaaacataaatttgACAATGTGTGA